A region from the candidate division WOR-3 bacterium genome encodes:
- a CDS encoding glycosyltransferase, with amino-acid sequence MKISLVIPVFNETSILRRTHRSVKAFLDDFGPGEAEGIYVDDGSSDGSFEVLEKLCLGSSQVFKLVRHHVNCGQHCAVLTGMRRSTGDLVLTADADLQTPLWNFQTLLNAMESGDSVISGIRIDRTDPLPRKIISFFLNAQLSFLFRNRIKDIGSMFKCYRKNAVQDILKNSNKNTFVPALAMKLGYTIKEVPVRQESPVRKSRYDLARLSRLYLRLAVEVGLPCHLLIFAFSVFIIIFFAELVIMLF; translated from the coding sequence ATGAAAATCAGCCTCGTCATACCCGTGTTCAATGAAACATCCATCCTGAGAAGGACTCACCGTTCCGTGAAAGCCTTTTTAGATGATTTCGGACCCGGAGAAGCGGAAGGTATTTACGTCGACGACGGCAGTTCCGACGGATCATTCGAAGTGCTCGAAAAACTTTGCCTGGGCTCTTCTCAGGTGTTCAAGCTGGTTCGGCATCATGTTAATTGCGGCCAGCACTGCGCCGTTCTCACGGGCATGAGACGTTCCACCGGAGACCTTGTTCTCACTGCCGATGCAGACCTTCAGACTCCTCTTTGGAATTTTCAAACCCTATTGAATGCCATGGAAAGCGGAGATTCCGTAATCTCGGGAATTAGAATAGACAGGACAGATCCGCTTCCTAGGAAAATCATTTCATTTTTTCTAAACGCTCAGCTTTCTTTCCTGTTCAGAAACCGCATAAAAGACATCGGCTCGATGTTCAAGTGCTACCGGAAAAATGCCGTCCAAGATATTTTGAAAAATTCAAACAAAAACACTTTTGTGCCGGCTCTTGCTATGAAACTTGGATACACGATTAAAGAAGTTCCTGTCCGGCAGGAATCTCCCGTGAGAAAATCGCGATACGATTTGGCGAGACTGTCCAGGCTCTATCTCAGACTCGCTGTCGAAGTAGGATTACCGTGTCATTTGCTGATTTTTGCTTTTTCAGTTTTTATTATAATCTTTTTTGCGGAATTGGTTATCATGCTATTTTAA
- a CDS encoding rRNA pseudouridine synthase: MRLNRFLVIEGFVASRRKADFLISEGKILVNGKKAVLGQNILSHDKVKVFGKELTGDPDKKYSYGVLCKPIGFVCTHAPGKKSVINLLPSGIGWKWAGRLDAESEGLMIISDDGQFLHRASHPSFGCDKEYEATLDRELNREEIVKSVEGIDIEGKLMKFEKVVTDGRIIRLTLKTGYNKQIRKMLGFFSVSVRRLVRTRHGAVLLGNMKPGEYRILSGKEKEYFMNLTKHEIKL, translated from the coding sequence TTGAGGCTCAACCGCTTTCTTGTCATTGAGGGATTCGTCGCGAGCAGAAGAAAAGCGGATTTTCTGATCTCGGAAGGTAAAATACTTGTCAACGGGAAAAAAGCCGTTTTGGGGCAGAACATTTTGTCTCACGACAAAGTAAAAGTTTTCGGGAAAGAGCTCACGGGTGATCCTGATAAAAAATATTCCTACGGCGTTTTATGCAAACCCATAGGATTCGTCTGCACGCACGCTCCCGGAAAAAAAAGTGTAATAAACCTTCTCCCCTCCGGGATAGGATGGAAATGGGCGGGAAGGCTTGACGCAGAGAGCGAAGGGCTGATGATAATCAGTGACGACGGTCAGTTCCTTCACAGAGCATCTCATCCGTCGTTCGGCTGCGATAAAGAATACGAGGCTACTCTTGACAGAGAGTTGAACAGGGAAGAGATCGTGAAAAGCGTTGAAGGCATCGATATCGAAGGAAAGCTGATGAAGTTTGAGAAAGTCGTAACGGATGGAAGAATTATAAGACTGACTCTCAAGACAGGATACAACAAGCAAATAAGAAAAATGTTGGGTTTTTTTTCGGTTTCAGTCCGAAGACTTGTCAGAACGCGTCACGGCGCAGTGCTGTTGGGGAATATGAAACCCGGAGAATACAGGATTCTCAGCGGGAAGGAAAAAGAATATTTTATGAATTTGACAAAACACGAAATTAAATTATAA
- the pal gene encoding peptidoglycan-associated lipoprotein Pal: protein MKLKDSSIAVFIVISIAVLFSCTPKRNDDDTVIIDTTLNGLNGENDTIATTAPEDLIVLKTVYFDYNSFELSSSARDIISQNAREMQKYPSVKVVLEGHCDERGTSDYNLALGQKRADACRAYLINYGIAPDRLITVSYGRERPAAVGTGESVWAKNRRVEFRPSRQI from the coding sequence ATGAAATTAAAGGATTCATCTATTGCGGTTTTTATTGTAATTTCAATTGCCGTTCTTTTTTCCTGCACGCCAAAAAGAAACGACGACGACACGGTTATCATCGACACGACATTAAACGGTCTCAACGGAGAAAACGACACAATTGCAACGACGGCCCCCGAAGACCTGATTGTACTGAAAACTGTGTATTTCGATTACAATTCATTTGAATTGAGCTCTTCCGCCCGCGATATAATTTCACAAAACGCGAGGGAAATGCAGAAATACCCGTCGGTCAAAGTCGTACTCGAAGGACATTGCGACGAAAGAGGAACTTCAGATTACAACCTGGCACTCGGCCAGAAAAGAGCCGACGCCTGCCGAGCCTATCTGATAAATTACGGTATAGCACCGGACAGGCTGATTACTGTTTCTTACGGGCGTGAAAGACCCGCGGCCGTAGGAACGGGCGAAAGCGTCTGGGCAAAAAACAGAAGAGTTGAATTCAGGCCTTCGAGGCAGATATGA
- a CDS encoding adenosine deaminase yields the protein MFKTRNFNYSTWDKDCKKEIHPKSILSYDIVRALPKVDLHQHIDGSLRPQTIIELAKKNGIELPHYESEELRSYFQRGARRGSLSLYLEGFGITTSVLQTSEDLQRAAFEVIEDNVRDGVVYSELRFAPVLHTEKGLGEDEIVDAVLSGFEEAGKKYNCSWGLIICAMRHRKDSLETARLAVRFRDKGVVGFDLAGEEAGYPAKEHLDAFNYCKKANFNITIHAGEGFGVDSIWQALQYCGAHRIGHGTKLIEDMIISPEGKVEKIGSVASYVLDHRIPLEVCLSSNVQTKAAESYEKHPFKHFHEMEYRVFVNTDNTLMSETTMSGEFLKAVEHYGLTMKDLEKLTVNAMKSAFLPYRQRNHLIYKIIKPGFEEIRQSLLENCKRDKFD from the coding sequence ATGTTCAAAACGAGAAATTTCAACTATTCAACATGGGACAAGGACTGCAAGAAAGAAATTCATCCGAAAAGCATTCTCTCCTATGACATTGTCAGAGCTCTTCCCAAAGTGGATCTGCACCAGCACATTGACGGGAGCCTGAGACCGCAGACCATCATAGAGCTCGCAAAAAAGAACGGCATCGAGCTTCCTCATTACGAATCCGAAGAACTCAGATCGTATTTTCAAAGAGGAGCGAGAAGAGGATCCCTTTCCTTGTATCTGGAGGGTTTCGGCATTACGACTTCGGTGCTTCAGACTTCCGAAGATCTTCAAAGAGCAGCTTTTGAGGTCATAGAGGACAATGTCAGAGACGGCGTGGTTTACAGCGAATTGAGATTCGCGCCGGTTCTTCACACGGAAAAAGGCCTCGGCGAGGATGAAATAGTCGATGCAGTCCTCTCCGGATTCGAAGAAGCCGGCAAAAAGTACAATTGCTCATGGGGTCTTATAATCTGCGCGATGAGGCACAGAAAAGACTCTCTTGAAACAGCCAGGCTTGCCGTCAGGTTCAGGGACAAGGGGGTTGTCGGTTTCGATCTGGCGGGAGAAGAGGCCGGTTATCCGGCAAAAGAACATCTGGATGCCTTTAATTACTGCAAAAAGGCCAATTTCAACATCACTATCCATGCGGGGGAAGGATTCGGAGTAGATTCGATCTGGCAGGCTCTCCAATACTGCGGAGCTCACAGGATAGGTCACGGCACTAAGCTTATCGAAGACATGATTATTTCACCGGAAGGAAAAGTCGAGAAAATCGGATCCGTGGCGAGTTACGTTCTCGATCACAGGATTCCCCTCGAAGTCTGCCTTTCTTCGAACGTCCAGACTAAAGCCGCGGAATCTTACGAAAAACATCCCTTTAAGCATTTTCACGAAATGGAGTACAGGGTTTTTGTCAATACGGACAACACTCTGATGAGCGAGACGACGATGAGCGGTGAATTTTTAAAAGCCGTGGAGCATTACGGACTGACGATGAAAGACCTCGAAAAATTGACTGTAAACGCGATGAAGTCGGCTTTTTTACCTTACAGGCAGAGAAACCACCTGATATACAAGATTATAAAACCCGGATTTGAAGAGATCAGACAATCGCTTCTCGAAAACTGCAAAAGAGACAAATTTGACTGA
- a CDS encoding mechanosensitive ion channel, which translates to MNRNCFGNPVLAYFSALSFVVVLSMLLAVSSRIIFRKKDENRGFLSETLKKHFFPVLYFLVLYAGLRFLSFPETVCRVIDKTSLVAAIILVVRFLIFAVSYFLKRSYDGDTKTGAAKIPLMPFVKVALWSAGLLFVLDNFGFDINTLLAGLGIGGVAVALAAQAVLRDLFNYFVIVTDRPFVIGDFITVGDFKGIVERIGIKSTRLTSISGEKLIFSNTFLAESVIKNYSEMERRRVVFNIQVKYETQLAKLKEIPDLIKKAIEDTEGSIYDRSHFGSFSDWGLVFEAIYFIEGGDYLKYMDVKQRINSKTFELLSESGIEFAYPTQTIHLEKHENGES; encoded by the coding sequence TTGAACCGAAACTGTTTCGGAAATCCGGTTCTTGCTTATTTTTCAGCACTGTCTTTTGTTGTTGTCCTTTCAATGCTGCTTGCAGTCTCCTCGAGAATAATATTCAGAAAAAAGGACGAAAACAGAGGTTTTTTATCAGAGACGCTGAAGAAGCACTTTTTCCCTGTCTTGTATTTTCTGGTTCTGTATGCTGGTCTCAGATTTCTTTCCTTTCCTGAAACGGTCTGCAGAGTTATAGATAAAACATCTTTAGTCGCAGCCATTATTCTCGTTGTCAGATTTCTGATTTTCGCGGTTTCCTATTTCCTGAAAAGATCCTACGACGGAGATACAAAAACGGGCGCCGCCAAGATCCCGCTAATGCCTTTTGTCAAAGTTGCCCTCTGGTCCGCGGGATTATTGTTCGTCCTCGACAATTTCGGTTTCGACATAAACACTCTTCTGGCAGGTCTCGGAATCGGAGGAGTGGCTGTGGCTCTTGCCGCTCAAGCCGTATTGAGAGACCTTTTCAACTATTTCGTTATCGTGACCGACAGACCTTTTGTCATAGGTGATTTCATAACGGTCGGGGATTTCAAAGGAATCGTTGAACGAATAGGCATTAAGAGCACGCGACTGACCAGTATAAGCGGGGAGAAACTGATTTTTTCAAACACATTTCTCGCCGAATCAGTGATAAAAAACTACTCGGAAATGGAAAGAAGGAGAGTCGTTTTCAATATTCAGGTCAAATACGAAACTCAGCTCGCAAAGCTCAAAGAAATACCTGATCTGATTAAAAAAGCTATTGAAGATACCGAAGGATCGATATACGACAGATCTCATTTCGGTTCTTTTTCCGATTGGGGGCTTGTTTTCGAAGCGATATATTTCATCGAAGGAGGAGATTATTTGAAGTACATGGACGTTAAACAGAGGATCAACTCAAAAACATTCGAGCTTCTGAGTGAATCGGGAATTGAATTTGCCTATCCGACCCAGACTATCCATCTGGAAAAACACGAAAACGGTGAATCATAA
- a CDS encoding VWA domain-containing protein has translation MKINGRTIFTSLTFLISLLTVFAGCSKSVIDQPPTIPPYINRDDSSTTGITTSILGIEFSGGDVIVRVSVKTQENISVENLNKANFTVREMSYRPDGSIDTNAVLFNDMTMRTLNTTGGNDYNSIVLVRSMSSSVASYDATITTYIKRFINWKDPRDSIAIIGFHSYDTLITDFTKSITILEAGADFPSYWGRSAMFRGVNRAITEIQGQSGNKGIVVFGDGVNNEDPLDRQAVINAANAAGVPIYFLKFSDNPDTANIEQLSLGTDAYYQYQLSMGSVWGIMDEIRGAQNNVYEIRFQRHTPSGRRGYIDVSTQYQAAIGIALHTSIYYFAAP, from the coding sequence ATGAAAATAAATGGCAGAACAATTTTTACATCTCTGACGTTTCTGATTTCGCTTTTGACTGTTTTCGCCGGTTGCTCGAAAAGCGTTATCGATCAACCGCCAACAATTCCTCCTTATATAAACAGAGACGACAGCTCGACTACAGGCATTACAACTTCGATTCTCGGCATCGAGTTTTCGGGCGGTGACGTAATAGTGAGAGTGAGCGTTAAGACGCAGGAAAATATATCCGTCGAAAATCTCAACAAAGCGAATTTCACTGTCCGTGAAATGTCTTACAGACCTGACGGCAGCATAGACACTAACGCCGTTCTCTTCAATGATATGACTATGAGGACGCTGAACACTACTGGCGGAAACGATTACAATTCAATTGTTCTTGTGAGAAGCATGTCTTCGTCAGTCGCCTCCTACGATGCAACCATAACAACATACATCAAACGTTTCATAAACTGGAAAGATCCCAGAGATTCCATAGCAATCATCGGATTCCACAGTTATGACACACTCATAACCGATTTCACGAAATCGATAACGATTCTTGAAGCCGGAGCCGATTTCCCGAGCTATTGGGGGAGAAGTGCAATGTTCAGGGGCGTAAATAGAGCGATAACTGAGATTCAGGGGCAGAGCGGAAACAAAGGTATAGTAGTTTTTGGTGACGGTGTTAATAATGAGGATCCATTAGACAGACAGGCTGTGATAAACGCCGCGAACGCCGCAGGAGTTCCGATATATTTTCTGAAGTTCAGTGACAATCCCGACACGGCTAACATCGAACAGTTGTCTCTCGGCACCGATGCCTATTATCAGTATCAGCTTTCAATGGGGAGCGTCTGGGGAATCATGGACGAAATAAGAGGAGCACAGAACAACGTTTATGAAATAAGGTTCCAAAGACACACTCCGTCGGGCAGAAGAGGATACATCGATGTGTCAACGCAGTATCAGGCCGCTATCGGAATAGCTCTTCACACTTCGATTTATTATTTTGCGGCTCCGTAA
- the rpsT gene encoding 30S ribosomal protein S20, with translation MPRHASQKKRIRQNEKSNLRNRAMKSQVKTVSKKIKTSKEIKEKEANLSKAYSLIDKSAKKNVYHKNKAARLKSKMAKAAKISKTDS, from the coding sequence TTGCCGAGACATGCATCGCAGAAAAAAAGGATAAGGCAGAACGAGAAAAGCAACCTGAGAAACCGCGCCATGAAAAGCCAGGTGAAGACCGTATCTAAAAAAATCAAAACTTCAAAAGAGATAAAGGAAAAGGAAGCAAATCTCTCTAAAGCCTATTCGCTGATAGACAAGTCGGCGAAGAAGAATGTCTATCACAAAAACAAGGCCGCCAGGCTTAAAAGCAAAATGGCGAAAGCGGCGAAAATCAGTAAAACCGATTCATGA
- the scpB gene encoding SMC-Scp complex subunit ScpB — translation MDNTSEDRILEISRMVEAVLMTSELPVGVEKLKNIIDDAQIREIKTAVTFLNDFYDSTKRSFHILEIAGGYQMYTRPQYAELVSKLDRTRESRLTQSALETLAVVAYRQPVTKAEIEKIRGVSCDSPVKTLLERNLIHAAGRADSPGKPTLYSTTKEFLRFFQLNSVEDLPSMDEIAAQS, via the coding sequence TTGGATAACACAAGCGAAGATAGAATTCTTGAAATTTCACGGATGGTCGAAGCCGTCCTCATGACCTCGGAATTGCCCGTCGGAGTGGAAAAACTGAAAAACATCATCGACGACGCACAGATAAGGGAGATAAAAACTGCAGTGACTTTTCTTAACGATTTCTACGATTCTACAAAAAGGTCTTTTCACATTCTGGAAATAGCCGGCGGTTATCAGATGTACACGAGACCGCAGTACGCGGAGCTGGTGTCGAAACTCGACAGGACAAGAGAATCCAGACTTACCCAGTCAGCCTTGGAAACCCTCGCTGTGGTAGCTTACAGACAACCCGTGACGAAAGCCGAAATCGAAAAGATAAGAGGCGTAAGCTGTGACAGCCCCGTAAAAACGCTGTTGGAAAGGAACCTGATCCACGCGGCAGGGAGAGCTGATTCTCCCGGGAAACCCACTCTTTATTCGACTACAAAGGAATTTTTGAGATTTTTTCAGCTCAATTCTGTCGAAGACCTGCCTTCGATGGATGAAATCGCGGCACAGAGTTGA
- a CDS encoding DUF2723 domain-containing protein, with the protein MRFDKKYGFLLSFLFFMLLNATFYLATVAPGLTFIDSGELTACGALYGIPHPTGYPLYSLFVRIFISLTSVFKVEADIASNLFSVLCACLAGAVLSSSLHRKTGFIPALILDILLCFHPIVWSAATETEVYALTLLLSSTLLAVFLNTPKKKYYLSFSLLLSYMCGLFLGNHLMIAGFVLPLLFYSALRLQRKKRFFAFFAIVAAAAGASIYLTIYYRSMCPPPLDWGGTSRGFTQLFYHVTGKQYQVWMFSKGALGFLSALSNLLKFIFINPFAPLYLLAVPGIMHLYRKNRPLLFILLACFGLNLAYASSYSIPDISSYMIPSVTVIAVLCAFGSFWLFSKKSARFFIAVVLILAVFPMYNGFRKEDKTGLFLAEDYALSILSFLPESSVYLVNSPGALAWEEVSPIIYFQSIKMHRTDVTVIDKELLRRSWYVIWINSENPDLAESWPNEYNSFLLLLTAWEKGDEVDTGSLQNAFENLIFALYRYGKSRGGFFISNPPSGKFTAHPDHDLRKLSEVSFLPYGFFFTDDSSADDSHIWKSLTLRPVPGNLSRNERVLMITGNIKQSAWRKVYRINMESGGKFTEKSLPYIEFIIKLDPEDTLASGIMNRFY; encoded by the coding sequence GTGCGATTTGATAAAAAATACGGATTTTTGCTTTCGTTTCTTTTTTTTATGTTGCTGAACGCGACTTTTTACCTGGCCACTGTAGCTCCGGGTCTGACGTTCATTGATTCCGGAGAACTTACCGCCTGCGGAGCGCTTTACGGCATTCCTCACCCGACGGGATATCCGCTATATTCGCTTTTTGTCAGAATTTTCATCTCTTTGACTTCCGTTTTCAAAGTTGAAGCGGATATTGCTTCAAATCTGTTTTCGGTCCTCTGCGCCTGCCTGGCGGGCGCAGTTTTGTCTTCATCCCTGCATAGAAAAACCGGTTTTATTCCGGCCCTGATTTTAGACATTCTCCTTTGCTTTCATCCGATCGTGTGGTCGGCGGCTACAGAAACTGAGGTTTACGCTCTTACTCTCCTTCTTTCATCAACGCTTCTCGCCGTATTTTTGAACACTCCGAAAAAGAAATACTATCTTTCTTTCTCTTTACTTCTATCTTACATGTGCGGACTTTTTTTGGGAAATCATCTCATGATAGCCGGATTTGTATTACCTCTGCTCTTTTATTCAGCCCTGAGGCTCCAGAGAAAAAAAAGATTTTTCGCCTTTTTCGCCATTGTCGCCGCTGCAGCAGGCGCCAGCATATATTTGACAATCTACTACAGGTCTATGTGCCCACCGCCCCTGGATTGGGGCGGGACTTCGCGAGGATTCACCCAGCTTTTTTATCACGTGACCGGAAAGCAATATCAGGTCTGGATGTTTTCAAAGGGTGCCCTCGGTTTCTTGTCCGCTCTTTCAAATCTTCTTAAATTTATTTTCATAAATCCGTTCGCGCCTCTTTATCTTCTCGCAGTCCCCGGGATCATGCACCTTTACAGAAAAAACAGGCCTTTACTGTTCATTCTGCTGGCGTGCTTCGGTCTCAACCTTGCCTACGCTTCCTCATACAGCATACCGGACATATCAAGCTATATGATTCCTTCAGTAACGGTCATAGCGGTTCTCTGTGCTTTCGGATCATTTTGGCTTTTTTCAAAAAAATCCGCTCGGTTTTTTATCGCGGTGGTTTTGATCCTCGCCGTTTTTCCGATGTACAACGGATTCAGAAAAGAAGACAAAACAGGTCTTTTTCTCGCCGAGGACTACGCTCTTTCCATACTCTCTTTTCTTCCGGAATCGTCGGTTTATCTCGTAAACTCCCCCGGGGCTCTCGCCTGGGAGGAAGTATCTCCGATCATATACTTTCAAAGCATTAAAATGCACAGAACAGACGTCACGGTAATCGACAAAGAACTTTTGCGGAGGTCGTGGTATGTGATTTGGATAAACTCTGAAAATCCTGATCTTGCGGAATCATGGCCGAATGAGTACAACAGTTTCCTGCTTCTTCTGACCGCCTGGGAGAAAGGAGACGAAGTGGACACAGGCTCTCTTCAGAATGCTTTTGAAAATTTGATTTTTGCCCTTTACAGATACGGAAAAAGCCGTGGCGGATTTTTCATTTCCAATCCGCCTTCCGGAAAGTTCACGGCACATCCCGATCATGACCTGAGAAAATTATCCGAAGTCTCGTTTTTGCCTTACGGTTTTTTCTTCACGGACGACAGCTCGGCAGATGACTCGCATATTTGGAAATCACTGACCTTGAGGCCTGTTCCCGGAAATTTGTCCCGTAACGAAAGAGTCCTCATGATAACGGGAAACATCAAACAATCCGCCTGGAGAAAGGTTTACAGAATCAATATGGAAAGCGGAGGGAAGTTCACTGAGAAGTCACTTCCCTACATCGAATTCATTATCAAGCTTGATCCGGAGGATACTCTGGCGTCTGGAATCATGAATCGGTTTTACTGA
- a CDS encoding tetratricopeptide repeat protein, whose protein sequence is MKKTFFPAFLCLSVLSCSVKKDFDYVRDTVREMDQRLVRVEEKVNSLDSTTSDISHYQRENDAYYLQNLQNLNEKIEALRQALQLSKSQLDALTHRIQNMSDTDRTASEQAFERAMVDFSRGNYDIAEMAFVDFLRLYPASLKNSDALFYLAESQFNQKKYDDAFSNYSLFRANYPLSPFMPSALYKCGLCKLATGIESESQRFFADVIDAYPESQEAEWAKEKLR, encoded by the coding sequence ATGAAAAAGACTTTCTTCCCGGCTTTTTTGTGCTTGTCTGTCCTGTCTTGTTCGGTCAAGAAGGATTTCGACTATGTCAGGGACACGGTCAGAGAGATGGACCAGAGGCTGGTTAGAGTGGAAGAAAAAGTGAATTCACTTGACTCGACGACGAGTGACATATCTCACTATCAGCGCGAAAACGACGCCTATTATCTTCAGAACCTGCAGAATCTGAACGAAAAAATCGAAGCTCTGAGGCAGGCGCTCCAGCTTTCGAAAAGCCAGCTGGACGCTTTGACTCACAGGATCCAGAATATGTCCGATACGGACAGAACTGCTTCCGAGCAGGCTTTTGAGAGAGCAATGGTGGATTTCTCCAGGGGAAATTATGATATAGCCGAGATGGCTTTCGTTGATTTTTTGAGATTATATCCGGCAAGCCTGAAAAATTCCGACGCCCTTTTCTATCTGGCGGAGTCGCAATTCAACCAGAAAAAATACGATGATGCTTTCTCGAATTACTCGCTTTTCAGAGCCAATTATCCACTGAGTCCTTTCATGCCTTCGGCTTTGTATAAGTGCGGCTTGTGCAAACTTGCCACCGGTATAGAGTCCGAATCGCAAAGATTTTTTGCGGACGTTATTGACGCATATCCCGAAAGTCAGGAGGCAGAATGGGCGAAAGAAAAACTGAGGTGA
- the murA gene encoding UDP-N-acetylglucosamine 1-carboxyvinyltransferase: MDSFEITGPSKIEGFFKPKGNKNAALPMIAAACLTEEEVTLKNVPVIRDVQYMIDLLRLAGAECEWEGDGVLRLNSRRITNFDLDPEICSKIRASILLAGPFLARNGYVRFPPPGGDVIGRRRLDTHFVSLGSMGAKIEWDGSAYVLKAEKKLMGREIFLDEPSVTGTENALMAASLASGTTLIKNAACEPHVQDLCGMLVKMGSSISGISTNRLEITGEGSLHGAEAEISPDYIETGSVVALAALTGGRIEIDSLQKDHVEPVLISFRKLGIETEFKDGILTVPENQELAVKTDFGDAIPTVSDGPWPGFPADLTSIALVTATGSRGTVLVFEKMFESRMFFVDKLVSMGAKIVLCDPHRAVITGPSKLRAQYMSSPDIRAGMALLIAASIAEGKSVISNAHQIDRGYENIDRRLSDLGLKIKRV, encoded by the coding sequence ATGGATTCATTCGAAATCACAGGCCCTTCAAAGATTGAAGGCTTTTTCAAACCCAAAGGAAACAAAAACGCCGCTCTGCCTATGATCGCAGCGGCTTGCCTGACTGAAGAAGAGGTCACGCTGAAAAATGTGCCTGTAATAAGAGACGTTCAGTACATGATAGATCTTCTTCGTTTGGCAGGCGCAGAATGCGAATGGGAAGGAGACGGCGTGCTGAGATTGAATTCGCGCCGCATAACCAATTTCGATCTCGATCCGGAAATCTGTTCAAAGATAAGAGCATCCATTTTGCTGGCCGGTCCTTTTTTGGCGCGCAACGGATACGTGAGATTCCCTCCCCCGGGAGGAGATGTGATAGGCAGAAGAAGACTGGACACTCATTTCGTTTCTCTGGGATCTATGGGGGCAAAAATAGAATGGGACGGATCGGCTTATGTTCTCAAAGCAGAGAAGAAACTCATGGGCCGGGAGATCTTCCTCGATGAACCGAGCGTGACGGGTACTGAAAACGCTTTGATGGCGGCTTCTCTCGCCTCAGGCACGACCTTGATAAAAAACGCCGCGTGTGAACCGCACGTTCAGGATCTTTGCGGAATGCTTGTAAAAATGGGTTCTTCTATATCGGGAATTTCAACCAACAGGCTTGAAATAACGGGTGAAGGCTCTCTTCACGGAGCGGAGGCCGAAATAAGCCCCGACTATATCGAAACAGGCAGCGTAGTCGCTCTTGCGGCTCTTACTGGCGGGAGAATTGAAATAGACTCGCTTCAGAAAGATCACGTTGAACCGGTTTTGATAAGTTTCAGAAAACTCGGAATTGAAACGGAGTTCAAAGACGGAATTCTCACTGTTCCTGAAAACCAGGAACTCGCCGTAAAAACTGATTTCGGAGACGCGATACCGACGGTTTCAGACGGTCCGTGGCCCGGATTCCCGGCGGATCTTACCAGCATTGCTCTTGTCACTGCAACCGGTTCGCGCGGAACTGTGCTTGTTTTTGAGAAGATGTTTGAAAGCAGGATGTTCTTCGTAGACAAACTCGTGTCGATGGGTGCAAAAATAGTTCTCTGCGACCCACACAGAGCCGTCATCACAGGACCTTCAAAACTCAGGGCTCAATACATGTCGAGTCCCGATATAAGAGCCGGGATGGCGCTTCTCATAGCGGCTTCAATTGCCGAAGGAAAAAGCGTGATAAGCAACGCCCATCAGATAGACAGGGGTTACGAGAACATAGACAGAAGATTGTCTGATCTTGGCCTGAAAATTAAGAGAGTTTAA